CGGCGCCGAGGTCGACGCGTTCACCGTGCACGAGCGCGTAGTCGCGCACCCGCCGGAGCAGCCGGTTCGCGATGCGCGGCGTGCCGCGGCAGCGCCCGGCGATCTCGGCGAGTGCCTCCTTGTCGGCATCGAGGCCGAGCATGGTGCCGGCACGCGCGAGGACCTGTTCGAGTTCGGCCTCGTCGTAGAACTCGAGGTGCGCGGTGAAGCCGAACCGGTCGCGCAGCGGGTTCGGCAGCAGCCCGGCGCGCGTGGTCGCCCCGACGAGCGTGAACGGCGACAGGTCGAGCGGCACCGAGGTCGCCCCCGCTCCCTTGCCGACCATGATGTCGATGCGGAAGTCCTCCATGGCGAGGTAGAGCATCTCTTCGGCCGAACGCGCCATGCGGTGGATCTCGTCGATGAAGAGCACCTCGCCGGGCACGAGCGAGCTGAGGATGGCGGCGAGGTCGCCGGCGTGCTGGATGGCCGGACCGCTCGACATGCGCAGCGGGCGCCCGCCCTCGTGGGCGACGATCATCGCGAGGGTCGTCTTGCCGAGACCCGGAGGGCCCGCGAGCAGGATGTGGTCGGGTGTGCGCTGCTGCAGCGTCGCCGCGGTGAGCAGCAGTTGCAGCTGCCCGCGCACGCGGGTCTGGCCGACGAACTCGCCGAGGCTCTTGGGCCGGAGCGCGCCCTCGAACGCGAGCTCGGCCTCTGAGGCGAGCACCGGGTCGGTCAGGTCGAGATCGTCGCTCATCGTGCCCGCCCGGTCTGCTGCGCGGGGCCGAGCCGTGCGAGCGTGAGCCGCAACAGCGTCGGCACCGACGCGGCCTCGATGTCGGATGCCGCGGCGATCGTCTCGTCGACGGCCTCTGCCGCGACCCGCTCCGACCAGCCGAGGCCGGTGAGCGCCGCGAGCACGCTGTCTGCGGCGCCGCCGGCGACGACCGGTGCGTGCGGCGTCGACACGGCCGGCGCGACGAGCTTGCCTGCGAGCGAGACGGTGATGAGCTTCGCGGTCTTCGGGCCGATGCCGCTCACCTTGCGGAAGACGGCGTCGTCGTCGCGCTGCACGGCCTCGGCGATCTGGCCGGGCGAGAGCACCGAGAGCACGCCCAGCGCCGATTTCGGCCCGACGCCCGTGACGCCGATGAGCAGGTCGAAGACGTCGAGCTCGTCGCGCGTGGCGAAGCCGAAGAGCGTCAGCGAGTCTTCGCGCACCACGAGCGTGGTGTGCACGGATGCCTCGTTGCCCTCGCGCATCGAGAGGGCGAGGGCCGGGGTCGTATTCACGTGGAACCCCACCCCGCCGACCTCGATCACGACCGAACCACCGGCAGCTGCGAGCACACGGCCACGAAGAGAGGAGATCACCGCTTCAGCCTACGGGCCGCCCCCGACACCGAGGCGGAGCGCTCCGCGGCGAGCCACGCCCGCTGGGCCGGCGTGAGGGCGGAGTCGTCGGCCGAGCCGTCGGCTCCGTCGCGCACGGCGGCGCCTGCGACGCCCCCGGTGCGCCAGGCGTGGCAGATCGCCAGGGCGAGGGCGTCGGCGGCATCCGCTGGTTTCGGCACCTCGTCGAGTCCGAGGATGCGCGCAACCATGGCGCCGACCTGCTTCTTGTCTGCACGCCCGTAGCCGGTGATCGCAGCCTTCACCTCGCTCGGCGTGTGCAGCGCGACCGGAAGTGCGCGGCGGGCGGCGATCAGCATGGCGACGCCCGAGATCTGGGCGGTGCCCATGATCGTCGAGACGTCGCTTCGTGCGAAGACGCGCTCGAGCGCGACGGCCTGGGGCCGGTGCTCCTCGATGATCGCCTCGAGCCCCTCGGCGATGCGCACGAGTCGGCGCGGCGTGTCGAGCTCGGCGGGCGAGCGCAGCACCACGACGTCGACGAGTCGCGCCGTGCGGTTCGGCTCGACATCGACGACGCCCACGCCGCATCGCGTGAGGCCGGGGTCGATGCCGAGCACTCGCACGGCGATCGGCTAGTCCGCTTCGAGCTCGGCCTGCACCTCGGGGGTGAGGTCGAAGTTGCTGTAGATGTTCTGCACGTCGTCGCTGTCTTCGAGCGCGTCGATGAGACGGAACACCTTGCGGGCGGTCTCGGCGTCGATCTCGACCTTGAGCGACGGCACGAACGCGGCATCCGCCGAGTCGTAGTCGATGCCGGCCTCCTGCAGCGCGGTGCGCGCGGCGACCATGTCGGATGCCTCGGTGATGACCTCGAAGGTCTCGCCCTCGTCGGTGACCTCTTCAGCACCGGCGTCGAGCACCGCGCCGAGCACGTCGTCTTCGCTGAGACCCTCGGTCTTCGCGACGACGATGACGCCCTTGCGTGCGAAGTTGTACGCGACGGAACCCGGGTCGGCCATGGTGCCGCCGTTGCGGGTCATGAGCGTGCGCACCTCGGCGGCCGCGCGGTTCTTGTTGTCGGTGAGGCACTCGATGAGGAGCGCGACGCCGTTGGGGCCGTAGCCCTCGTACATGATCGTCGTGTAGTCGATCGACTCACCGGTCAGGCCGGCGCCGCGCTTGATGGCGCGGTCGATGTTGTCGTTCGGGACGGAG
The sequence above is a segment of the Agromyces hippuratus genome. Coding sequences within it:
- the ruvB gene encoding Holliday junction branch migration DNA helicase RuvB, which gives rise to MSDDLDLTDPVLASEAELAFEGALRPKSLGEFVGQTRVRGQLQLLLTAATLQQRTPDHILLAGPPGLGKTTLAMIVAHEGGRPLRMSSGPAIQHAGDLAAILSSLVPGEVLFIDEIHRMARSAEEMLYLAMEDFRIDIMVGKGAGATSVPLDLSPFTLVGATTRAGLLPNPLRDRFGFTAHLEFYDEAELEQVLARAGTMLGLDADKEALAEIAGRCRGTPRIANRLLRRVRDYALVHGERVDLGAVRAALELYDVDPLGLDRLDRAVMEMILTRFGGGPVGLNTLAVSVGEEAETIEAVVEPFLVRIGLITRTPRGRVATPAAWRHFGLAADAPDAAAALPIDDL
- the ruvA gene encoding Holliday junction branch migration protein RuvA — its product is MISSLRGRVLAAAGGSVVIEVGGVGFHVNTTPALALSMREGNEASVHTTLVVREDSLTLFGFATRDELDVFDLLIGVTGVGPKSALGVLSVLSPGQIAEAVQRDDDAVFRKVSGIGPKTAKLITVSLAGKLVAPAVSTPHAPVVAGGAADSVLAALTGLGWSERVAAEAVDETIAAASDIEAASVPTLLRLTLARLGPAQQTGRAR
- the ruvC gene encoding crossover junction endodeoxyribonuclease RuvC — translated: MRVLGIDPGLTRCGVGVVDVEPNRTARLVDVVVLRSPAELDTPRRLVRIAEGLEAIIEEHRPQAVALERVFARSDVSTIMGTAQISGVAMLIAARRALPVALHTPSEVKAAITGYGRADKKQVGAMVARILGLDEVPKPADAADALALAICHAWRTGGVAGAAVRDGADGSADDSALTPAQRAWLAAERSASVSGAARRLKR
- a CDS encoding YebC/PmpR family DNA-binding transcriptional regulator, with the protein product MSGHSKWATTKHKKAIIDSRRAKSFAKLIKNIEVAAKMGGADLSGNPTLVDAVQKAKKTSVPNDNIDRAIKRGAGLTGESIDYTTIMYEGYGPNGVALLIECLTDNKNRAAAEVRTLMTRNGGTMADPGSVAYNFARKGVIVVAKTEGLSEDDVLGAVLDAGAEEVTDEGETFEVITEASDMVAARTALQEAGIDYDSADAAFVPSLKVEIDAETARKVFRLIDALEDSDDVQNIYSNFDLTPEVQAELEAD